The following are from one region of the Haloactinomyces albus genome:
- the rlmN gene encoding 23S rRNA (adenine(2503)-C(2))-methyltransferase RlmN, translating into MSSTSLPLVFDAPRRGMPPRHLADLSAEQRRAAVSELGEKPFRARQLAHHYFGRLTTDVEAMTDIPAATRERLVQELLPTLLTTVRNLDTDGGTTRKTLWQAHDGTMLESVLMRYPERATVCISSQAGCGMACPFCATGQGGLQRNLATAEIVDQVRSAAAMMRDGEVPGGPGRLSNVVFMGMGEPLANYRRVIDAVHRICDPAPEGLGLSQRSVTISTVGLAPAIRKMTAEDLHVTLAVSLHTPDDELRDTLVPVNNRWRVEEVLEAARGYAEHTGRRVSIEYALIRDINDHPWRADLLGKLLHKHLGRFAHVNVIPLNPTPGSKWDASPKPVEREFVRRVQAAGVPCTVRDTRGQEIAAACGQLAAET; encoded by the coding sequence ATGTCATCCACGTCGCTCCCGCTCGTCTTCGACGCGCCTCGTCGCGGTATGCCACCGCGTCACCTCGCCGACCTGTCGGCCGAGCAGCGCCGAGCCGCCGTGAGTGAGCTGGGGGAGAAGCCTTTCCGTGCCCGTCAGCTCGCTCATCACTACTTCGGTCGTCTCACCACCGATGTGGAGGCGATGACCGACATTCCCGCGGCGACCCGGGAACGACTCGTTCAGGAGTTGTTGCCGACACTGTTGACGACGGTGCGCAATCTCGACACCGACGGCGGGACGACACGCAAGACGCTGTGGCAGGCACACGACGGCACGATGCTGGAAAGCGTGCTGATGCGCTATCCGGAGCGAGCCACCGTCTGTATCTCCAGTCAGGCAGGCTGTGGCATGGCCTGCCCGTTCTGTGCGACCGGCCAGGGTGGGCTCCAGCGCAACCTGGCCACTGCCGAGATCGTCGACCAGGTCCGTTCGGCGGCGGCGATGATGCGGGACGGTGAGGTCCCGGGTGGCCCCGGCAGGTTGTCCAACGTCGTGTTCATGGGAATGGGCGAGCCGCTGGCCAACTACCGGCGCGTGATCGATGCCGTGCACCGGATCTGCGACCCCGCACCCGAGGGACTGGGGCTGTCCCAGCGGTCGGTGACCATCTCGACGGTGGGACTTGCACCCGCGATCAGAAAGATGACGGCCGAGGACCTGCACGTCACACTCGCCGTCTCCCTGCACACACCGGACGACGAGCTTCGGGACACCCTGGTGCCGGTGAACAACCGGTGGCGGGTCGAGGAGGTTCTGGAAGCCGCGCGTGGTTATGCCGAGCACACCGGGCGCCGGGTCTCCATCGAATACGCGCTGATCCGCGATATCAACGACCATCCGTGGCGTGCGGATCTGCTCGGCAAACTCCTGCACAAGCACCTCGGCCGGTTCGCCCACGTCAACGTGATCCCGCTGAACCCCACCCCGGGCAGCAAATGGGACGCCAGCCCGAAGCCGGTGGAGCGCGAGTTCGTCCGCAGAGTTCAAGCAGCCGGCGTGCCCTGCACCGTTCGGGACACTCGCGGTCAGGAGATCGCCGCCGCGTGCGGGCAACTCGCCGCCGAAACGTAG
- a CDS encoding ZIP family metal transporter: MSAAEEVFVGLVGSDPVVHGLIGGLVIALLNLIGALTVLIWRNPSQRALNAALGFAAGVMLSASFTSLLLPGIERGGIPPVLIGVALGALVLSRADAWVPRVHGLITGRIPQNGPTSARQYTTTPDTASPDTADSGTAVPACTRFPYQHDTEPHSVNPMTPSNPRVAGTVFFIIAITLHNMPEGLAVGVGFGSGNIGNAVALMLAIGVQNIPEGFAVAVSARKSGLGSLSYTAVTGVRAGIVEIPLAVFGAAVVVVAQPLLPYAMGFAAGGMLYVICHEIIPQTHSRGRERRATLGLLVGAMVMLTLDVSLA, encoded by the coding sequence ATGAGCGCAGCTGAAGAGGTCTTCGTCGGCCTGGTGGGAAGCGATCCCGTCGTACACGGTCTCATCGGCGGCCTGGTCATCGCCTTGCTCAACCTGATCGGCGCGTTGACCGTGCTGATCTGGCGCAACCCGTCGCAGCGGGCACTGAACGCCGCACTCGGATTCGCAGCAGGCGTCATGCTCAGCGCGAGCTTCACGAGTCTCCTGCTGCCCGGCATCGAAAGAGGCGGGATTCCGCCCGTGCTCATCGGTGTCGCACTCGGCGCGCTCGTGCTGTCCCGTGCCGATGCGTGGGTGCCCCGGGTGCACGGACTGATCACCGGCCGCATCCCGCAGAACGGACCGACTTCCGCACGGCAGTACACGACAACCCCCGACACGGCGAGCCCGGATACGGCCGACTCCGGCACGGCGGTCCCTGCCTGCACACGGTTCCCGTACCAGCACGACACCGAGCCCCACTCGGTGAATCCGATGACCCCGTCGAATCCGCGTGTGGCGGGCACCGTGTTTTTCATCATCGCCATCACGCTGCACAACATGCCCGAAGGGCTTGCCGTGGGTGTCGGATTCGGCTCCGGCAACATCGGCAACGCTGTCGCTCTCATGCTGGCCATCGGCGTCCAGAACATCCCCGAAGGGTTCGCCGTCGCGGTCTCCGCACGTAAGTCGGGACTGGGCAGCCTGTCCTACACGGCGGTCACCGGCGTTCGTGCCGGAATCGTCGAGATCCCGTTGGCCGTCTTCGGCGCGGCAGTCGTCGTTGTCGCTCAGCCGCTACTGCCGTATGCCATGGGCTTCGCCGCAGGCGGAATGCTCTACGTCATCTGCCACGAGATCATCCCGCAGACTCACTCCCGGGGTCGGGAGCGCCGTGCCACTCTGGGGCTCCTCGTCGGTGCGATGGTGATGCTCACCCTGGACGTATCCCTGGCCTGA
- a CDS encoding metal-dependent transcriptional regulator, whose product MTSMAERPSASVEDYVRAIYGLSERGVAVTNATLTNRLGLSPSSVSGMITKLAQLGLVTHIRYRSVELTPSGRRLAYDVLRRHRLLELFLVEELDYTWDEVHQEADALEHAVSDNLIEHIAAKLGNPTRDPHGDPIPTPEGEIEKPATKLLNQLDPGTIGTIARVWDTDSELLRYLTDHGLTLGNRVEIIERKPFGGPLVVLVGDPQHAETHFLGGEVAAALSITVQQ is encoded by the coding sequence ATGACAAGTATGGCCGAGCGTCCCTCCGCCTCGGTGGAGGACTACGTGCGGGCGATCTACGGGCTCAGTGAGCGCGGCGTGGCAGTCACCAACGCAACCCTGACCAACCGCCTGGGACTGAGCCCTTCCTCGGTCTCCGGCATGATCACCAAACTGGCCCAGCTCGGCCTGGTCACCCACATCCGGTACCGCAGCGTGGAGCTCACCCCCTCGGGGCGCCGCCTGGCCTACGATGTCCTGCGCAGGCACCGGCTACTCGAACTGTTCCTGGTGGAGGAACTCGACTACACCTGGGATGAGGTTCACCAGGAAGCGGACGCGTTGGAACACGCGGTATCCGACAACCTCATCGAACACATCGCCGCGAAGCTCGGGAATCCCACCCGCGATCCGCACGGTGACCCGATTCCCACCCCCGAAGGCGAGATCGAAAAGCCCGCCACGAAGCTGCTGAATCAGCTCGACCCGGGCACCATCGGCACGATCGCCCGCGTGTGGGACACCGACTCCGAGCTCCTGCGGTATCTCACCGACCACGGTCTGACACTGGGCAACCGGGTCGAGATCATCGAGCGCAAACCCTTCGGTGGCCCCTTGGTCGTTCTGGTCGGCGATCCGCAGCACGCCGAGACCCACTTCCTGGGTGGCGAGGTCGCCGCTGCACTGTCCATCACCGTGCAGCAGTGA
- a CDS encoding class I SAM-dependent methyltransferase, translating to MRPSPNIWHWPEIYEIENRAQDSTGALWRALREHCDWTGLDVVDVGCGDGFHLPLFAATARTVVGVEPHPPLARRARRRLTGSRSPGESGVDVRVAPAQRLPLADASVDLVHARTAYFFGPGCEPGLAEAERVLRPGGTLAIIDLDASYPPYGEWMRADLPHYDPGIVESFFERHGFHSTSVETLWRFHDRTSLEAVLGIEFSAKVARKAVAESPGRSVPVGYRLRLRTKPTGLLRQ from the coding sequence GTGCGGCCGAGTCCGAACATCTGGCATTGGCCGGAGATCTACGAGATCGAGAACCGTGCGCAGGATTCCACCGGGGCGCTGTGGCGCGCATTACGCGAGCACTGCGATTGGACGGGACTCGATGTCGTCGATGTGGGGTGCGGCGATGGTTTCCATCTCCCGTTGTTCGCTGCCACCGCCCGTACGGTCGTCGGTGTGGAGCCACACCCACCACTCGCGAGGCGTGCGCGTCGACGGTTGACGGGCTCACGGTCACCGGGAGAGTCCGGTGTCGACGTGCGGGTCGCTCCGGCACAACGGCTGCCGCTGGCCGATGCCAGTGTGGATCTGGTGCATGCGCGCACGGCCTACTTCTTCGGCCCGGGCTGCGAGCCGGGCTTGGCCGAGGCCGAGCGTGTGCTCCGTCCCGGTGGAACACTGGCGATCATCGATCTCGACGCGAGCTACCCGCCTTACGGGGAGTGGATGCGAGCGGACCTGCCGCACTATGACCCCGGAATCGTGGAATCCTTCTTCGAGCGGCACGGTTTTCACAGTACGAGCGTGGAGACGCTGTGGCGGTTCCACGATCGCACGAGTCTGGAAGCGGTACTGGGAATCGAGTTCTCCGCCAAGGTCGCACGCAAGGCCGTGGCGGAGTCGCCCGGTCGCAGCGTCCCGGTCGGTTATCGGCTGCGGCTTCGCACCAAACCGACCGGCCTGTTGCGGCAATAG
- a CDS encoding phosphatidate cytidylyltransferase — translation MSADVSDGPSRPSKAGRDLRAALAVGLILGAAIVGSLLTLPELFIGIVAVAAAVSTIELAGALRRGAGIRVSLPPVFLGGQAMIWLSWPFGLPGAVVAFAITTLCCLAWRLRLGVDGYLRDVTASVFTSAYVSLFACFGAMLAVPEDGGFRALCFMLGVVASDTGGYASGVFLGRHPMAPRVSPNKSWEGFGGSMLTGVLVGALSIPLLLGGQWWEGMLFGAALVASSTLGDLMESLIKRDLDIKDMGNLLPGHGGLMDRMDSLLPSAVVAWMVLSWLVPS, via the coding sequence ATGTCTGCTGACGTGTCGGACGGGCCGTCGCGTCCCTCCAAGGCCGGCCGTGATCTGCGTGCGGCATTGGCCGTGGGGCTGATTCTCGGTGCGGCCATCGTCGGCTCTCTGCTGACGCTGCCGGAGTTGTTCATCGGCATCGTCGCAGTGGCTGCCGCTGTCTCGACCATCGAGCTGGCGGGGGCCTTACGGCGCGGAGCGGGGATTCGTGTCTCGTTGCCGCCGGTGTTCCTCGGTGGTCAGGCGATGATTTGGCTGTCCTGGCCGTTCGGGTTGCCCGGAGCCGTGGTGGCGTTCGCGATCACGACACTGTGCTGCCTGGCTTGGCGGCTGCGACTCGGTGTCGACGGATACCTGCGTGACGTGACGGCTTCGGTGTTCACCAGTGCCTACGTCTCCCTGTTCGCGTGTTTCGGCGCGATGCTGGCGGTGCCGGAGGACGGTGGTTTCCGGGCATTGTGCTTCATGCTGGGCGTGGTGGCCTCCGACACCGGTGGTTATGCGTCCGGCGTCTTCCTGGGCAGACATCCGATGGCACCACGTGTCAGTCCGAACAAGTCCTGGGAGGGCTTCGGCGGTTCGATGCTGACCGGGGTGCTCGTCGGTGCACTCTCGATCCCCCTGCTGCTCGGTGGCCAGTGGTGGGAGGGGATGCTGTTCGGTGCCGCCCTGGTGGCCAGCTCGACCCTCGGGGATCTGATGGAATCGCTGATCAAGCGCGATCTCGACATCAAGGACATGGGCAATCTGCTTCCCGGCCACGGTGGCCTGATGGATCGGATGGATTCCCTCCTGCCCTCGGCCGTGGTGGCCTGGATGGTGCTGTCCTGGCTGGTTCCGAGCTGA
- the frr gene encoding ribosome recycling factor, which produces MIDETLLEGEEKMQKAVEVAKDDLATVRTGRANPAMFSGIVVDYYGSPTPLNQLASINVPEARLVVIKPYDASQLGAMEKAIRDSDLGVNPSNDGNLIRVQIPQMTEERRKEMAKLAKAKGEEARITVRSLRRKAKEEIDRIVKAGEDGEDEGARGEKELENITHRYVSQIDELVKHKEAELLEV; this is translated from the coding sequence GTGATCGACGAGACTCTTCTCGAGGGCGAGGAGAAGATGCAGAAGGCGGTGGAGGTCGCCAAGGACGACCTGGCCACCGTCCGTACCGGTCGCGCGAACCCTGCGATGTTCTCCGGCATCGTCGTCGACTACTACGGTTCGCCGACACCGCTGAACCAGCTCGCCAGCATCAACGTGCCCGAGGCACGTCTGGTTGTCATCAAGCCGTACGATGCGAGCCAGCTGGGTGCGATGGAGAAGGCCATTCGCGACTCGGATCTGGGGGTCAATCCGTCCAACGACGGCAATCTGATCCGTGTTCAGATTCCGCAGATGACCGAGGAACGCCGTAAGGAGATGGCCAAGCTCGCCAAGGCCAAGGGTGAGGAAGCCCGCATCACCGTGCGTAGCCTGCGTCGTAAGGCCAAGGAAGAGATCGACCGCATCGTCAAGGCCGGCGAGGACGGCGAGGACGAGGGCGCGCGTGGTGAAAAAGAGCTGGAGAACATCACCCACCGCTATGTGTCCCAGATCGACGAGCTGGTCAAGCACAAGGAAGCCGAACTGCTCGAGGTCTAG
- the pyrH gene encoding UMP kinase: MFAGGDEYSGYRRVLLKLGGEMFGGGSVGVDPDVVGTVASQIADVVADGVEVAVVIGGGNFFRGAELQQRGMERARGDYMSMLGTVMNCLALQDFLEREHEIDTRVMSAITMGQVAEPYIPRRAMRHLEKGRVVIFGAGTGMPYFSTDTAAAQRALEIGAEVVLMAKGVDGVYTADPKTTPSAERFESITHREVLERGLKVADSTAFSLCMDNHMRILVFNLLEEGNIARAAGGARIGTLVSTPAARSV; encoded by the coding sequence GTGTTCGCCGGCGGTGACGAGTACAGCGGGTACAGGCGGGTACTGCTCAAGCTGGGCGGTGAGATGTTCGGCGGTGGCAGTGTCGGTGTGGACCCGGATGTGGTGGGCACCGTTGCCAGTCAGATCGCCGACGTCGTCGCCGACGGGGTCGAGGTGGCCGTGGTCATCGGCGGGGGCAACTTCTTCCGCGGCGCCGAACTGCAGCAGCGAGGCATGGAACGTGCCCGCGGGGACTACATGAGCATGCTCGGCACGGTGATGAACTGCCTGGCATTGCAGGACTTCCTGGAACGCGAGCACGAGATCGACACGCGGGTGATGAGTGCGATCACGATGGGCCAGGTCGCCGAGCCCTACATCCCCCGCCGTGCGATGCGGCATCTGGAAAAGGGCCGGGTCGTGATTTTCGGGGCCGGAACCGGGATGCCGTACTTCTCCACGGACACCGCTGCCGCACAACGTGCCCTGGAGATCGGTGCCGAGGTGGTCCTCATGGCCAAGGGAGTGGACGGTGTCTACACCGCCGATCCGAAGACGACCCCGTCGGCGGAGCGCTTCGAAAGCATCACCCACCGTGAGGTTCTGGAGCGTGGTCTGAAGGTTGCCGACTCCACCGCGTTCAGCCTGTGCATGGATAATCACATGCGCATCCTGGTGTTCAATCTTCTGGAGGAGGGCAACATCGCACGAGCCGCCGGCGGTGCGAGGATTGGAACCCTGGTCAGTACCCCGGCCGCACGGTCGGTGTGA
- the tsf gene encoding translation elongation factor Ts, giving the protein MANYSAADVKRLRDLTGAGMMDCKKALEETEGDFDKAVENLRIKGAKDVGKRAERSTAEGLVAGDNGVLIELNSETDFVAKNEEFVALADRIVEAAKATNSSDVETVKGAALDGSTIGQAIQDLAAKIGEKLELRRVSVFDGQVATYLHRRAADLPPAVGVQVEYTGSDEDAARGAAMQIAALKPRYLSRDDVPEEIVADERRIAEETARSEGKPEQAMPKIIEGRLNGFYKDAVLLEQPSVQDNKRTVKDLLDEAGVTVTRFDRFEVGQA; this is encoded by the coding sequence ATGGCGAACTACAGTGCGGCCGACGTGAAGCGTCTCCGCGATCTCACCGGCGCCGGCATGATGGATTGCAAGAAGGCGCTGGAAGAGACCGAGGGCGACTTCGACAAGGCTGTTGAGAACCTGCGCATCAAGGGCGCCAAGGATGTCGGCAAGCGGGCCGAGCGCTCCACCGCCGAGGGATTGGTCGCCGGCGACAACGGCGTACTGATCGAACTGAACAGCGAGACCGACTTCGTGGCCAAGAACGAGGAGTTCGTCGCGCTGGCCGATCGAATCGTCGAGGCCGCCAAGGCCACGAACTCCTCGGATGTGGAGACGGTCAAGGGCGCTGCGCTGGATGGCAGCACCATCGGGCAGGCCATCCAGGACCTCGCCGCCAAGATCGGTGAGAAGCTGGAGTTGCGGCGTGTGAGCGTCTTCGACGGTCAGGTCGCCACGTACCTGCATCGCCGTGCCGCCGACCTGCCGCCCGCGGTGGGTGTGCAGGTGGAGTACACCGGCTCCGATGAGGACGCCGCTCGCGGTGCCGCGATGCAGATCGCCGCCCTGAAGCCGCGGTACCTCAGTCGCGATGACGTGCCCGAGGAGATCGTGGCCGACGAGCGCCGCATCGCCGAGGAGACCGCTCGCTCCGAGGGCAAGCCGGAGCAGGCCATGCCGAAGATCATCGAGGGTCGTTTGAACGGCTTTTACAAGGACGCCGTGCTGCTCGAGCAGCCGTCGGTGCAGGACAACAAGAGGACCGTCAAGGACCTGCTCGACGAGGCCGGTGTCACCGTCACTCGGTTCGACCGGTTCGAGGTCGGCCAAGCCTGA
- the rpsB gene encoding 30S ribosomal protein S2, protein MAVVTMKQLLDSGVHFGHQTRRWNPKMKRYIFTERNGIYIIDLQKTLSYIDGAYDFVKQTVAHGGTILFVGTKKQAQEAIAEQALRVGMPYVNQRWLGGMLTNFQTVHRRLQRLKELETMEQTGGFEGRTKKEILMLTREKDKLERTLGGIRDMSKVPSAIWIVDTKKEHIAVGEARKLGIPIVAILDTNCDPDEVDYPIPGNDDAIRSAAMLTRVLADGVADGLMARSGRSNGSAEGEEKPAADVAGEEPLAEWEKELLAGSAESEAAGTAQADEQPAQS, encoded by the coding sequence ATGGCCGTCGTCACCATGAAGCAGCTGCTCGACAGTGGCGTGCATTTCGGGCACCAGACCCGGCGCTGGAACCCGAAGATGAAGCGCTACATCTTCACCGAGCGCAATGGCATCTACATCATCGACCTGCAGAAGACCCTGTCCTACATCGACGGGGCCTACGACTTCGTCAAGCAGACGGTCGCGCACGGCGGAACGATCCTGTTCGTCGGCACCAAGAAGCAGGCGCAGGAAGCGATCGCCGAGCAGGCCCTGCGGGTCGGTATGCCCTACGTCAACCAGCGTTGGCTGGGGGGCATGCTCACCAACTTCCAGACCGTGCACCGGCGGCTGCAGCGTCTCAAGGAACTGGAGACGATGGAGCAGACCGGTGGTTTCGAGGGTCGCACCAAGAAGGAGATCTTGATGCTGACCCGGGAGAAGGACAAGCTGGAGCGGACCCTGGGCGGGATCCGCGACATGTCCAAGGTGCCCAGCGCCATCTGGATCGTGGACACCAAGAAGGAGCACATCGCCGTCGGCGAGGCTCGTAAGCTGGGTATCCCGATCGTGGCCATCCTGGACACCAACTGCGACCCGGACGAGGTCGACTACCCGATTCCGGGCAACGACGACGCGATCCGCTCTGCGGCCATGCTCACCCGCGTGCTGGCCGACGGTGTTGCCGACGGCCTGATGGCACGCAGTGGCCGGAGCAACGGGAGTGCCGAGGGCGAGGAGAAGCCCGCGGCCGACGTGGCAGGCGAGGAGCCGCTGGCCGAGTGGGAGAAGGAGCTGCTGGCCGGTTCCGCGGAATCCGAGGCCGCAGGCACCGCCCAGGCCGACGAGCAGCCCGCGCAGTCGTGA
- a CDS encoding M23 family metallopeptidase: MRPVLPALMLVTSLTSATAAISAPHSSPAPPMPPTRAVVPAEPDHFGSPLPGPREVVRAFDAPETDYGSGHRGVDLAGTAGQPVRAAATGLVVYAGRVVDRPVISIEHPGGIRTTYEPVTPEVVAGERVTRGQRIGTLAGGHPECAVQAPASCLHWGARLRSEYLNPLRLLGHGAVRLLPWHGTTSARR, from the coding sequence ATGCGTCCCGTGCTCCCCGCCCTGATGCTCGTCACGAGTCTGACCAGCGCCACCGCGGCCATCTCCGCGCCGCATTCGAGCCCAGCACCACCAATGCCACCGACCCGAGCCGTGGTCCCGGCCGAACCGGATCATTTCGGTTCGCCTCTCCCCGGGCCACGCGAGGTCGTACGAGCTTTCGACGCACCGGAAACCGACTACGGCTCCGGCCACCGGGGTGTCGACCTCGCAGGCACAGCGGGACAGCCGGTCCGGGCGGCTGCCACGGGGCTGGTCGTGTATGCCGGGCGGGTCGTGGACCGCCCTGTGATCTCCATCGAACACCCCGGCGGCATACGCACCACGTACGAGCCCGTCACCCCCGAAGTGGTGGCCGGAGAACGGGTGACCCGAGGACAACGGATCGGCACACTCGCCGGGGGCCATCCCGAATGTGCCGTGCAGGCCCCGGCATCATGTCTGCACTGGGGCGCGCGCCTGCGCTCCGAGTACCTGAATCCACTGCGACTACTCGGTCATGGCGCAGTGCGCTTGCTGCCGTGGCACGGCACCACTTCGGCACGCCGGTAG
- the whiG gene encoding RNA polymerase sigma factor WhiG: MGPIPEHQETDQRSADEVEAGIVALWQAFGQRRDQELRDRLVLHYAPLVKYVAGRVGTGLPSHVEVSDLIQSGVFGLVDAIEKFEPERGLKFETYAMQRIRGAILDDLRAQDWVPRSVRSRARDVERALERLEAKLQRTATDAELAEELALSTDELRELLAQLQMTSVVALDDLIGVGRGTASLAETLPDDRAEDPVATLVDRDSRRQLVEAVERLSDRDRIVVTLYYFENLTLAEIGKVLGVTESRVCQLHTRAVLRLRSKLTEHSQ; this comes from the coding sequence ATGGGCCCCATACCGGAACACCAGGAAACCGATCAGCGCAGCGCCGACGAAGTCGAAGCAGGCATCGTCGCGTTGTGGCAAGCCTTCGGGCAACGGCGTGACCAGGAGCTACGGGATCGGTTGGTGCTGCACTATGCACCATTGGTGAAGTACGTGGCCGGGCGCGTCGGTACGGGTTTGCCCTCGCACGTCGAGGTCTCCGACCTGATTCAGTCGGGTGTGTTCGGCTTGGTTGACGCGATCGAGAAGTTCGAACCCGAGCGAGGGTTGAAATTCGAGACCTACGCCATGCAGCGAATCCGCGGGGCCATCCTCGATGACCTGCGAGCCCAGGACTGGGTTCCGCGTTCCGTGCGTAGTCGGGCCCGCGACGTGGAACGGGCCCTGGAGCGGCTGGAAGCCAAACTCCAGCGCACCGCGACCGACGCCGAACTGGCGGAGGAACTGGCACTGTCCACCGACGAGTTGCGTGAATTGCTCGCGCAATTGCAGATGACCAGTGTTGTCGCCCTCGATGATCTCATCGGCGTCGGACGGGGGACGGCGTCGTTGGCCGAGACGTTGCCCGACGACCGGGCCGAGGATCCGGTTGCGACATTGGTGGATCGCGACAGTCGGCGGCAGCTCGTGGAGGCTGTCGAACGGCTCAGTGATCGAGACCGCATCGTGGTCACGCTCTACTACTTCGAGAACCTCACGCTTGCCGAGATCGGCAAGGTACTCGGGGTCACCGAGTCGCGGGTGTGTCAGTTGCACACCCGCGCGGTGCTGCGGCTACGGAGCAAACTCACCGAGCACAGCCAGTGA
- a CDS encoding tyrosine recombinase XerC, with protein sequence MAPTRSGESPRSDLRVARRNLPESLRWVVDRFEHHLWWERALSGHTVRAYVGDAVSLLDHLRHSADGDNVEMKALDLVALREWLAAQYSGGLSKTTLARRTASVRTFTAWALREELLAEDPGPRLSAPRKQRTLPSVLRADQAGSAMEASAAGAQQGDPAALRDHAVLELLYATGMRVSELCHLDLDHVDHDRRVVHVHGKGDRERVVPFGIPADRALGRWLSRGRPALATSASTSALFLGVRGGRLDPRAARRAVHDAVGTVAGAADMGPHGLRHSAATHLLEGGADLRSVQELLGHATLSTTQLYTHVTVERLKAIHDRTHPRS encoded by the coding sequence ATGGCCCCAACCCGTTCAGGCGAGTCGCCACGGTCGGACCTGCGTGTGGCTCGCCGGAATTTGCCGGAATCACTTCGCTGGGTTGTTGATCGATTCGAGCACCACTTGTGGTGGGAGCGGGCGCTGTCCGGGCATACTGTTCGGGCTTACGTCGGTGATGCGGTGTCGCTACTGGATCACCTTCGGCATAGTGCCGACGGCGACAACGTGGAGATGAAAGCGTTGGACCTGGTTGCCTTACGCGAGTGGTTGGCTGCGCAGTATAGCGGTGGGCTCAGTAAGACCACATTGGCGAGGCGGACAGCTTCGGTGCGGACTTTCACGGCATGGGCGCTGCGGGAGGAACTGTTGGCCGAGGATCCAGGGCCGCGGCTGTCCGCGCCGCGTAAGCAGCGCACACTGCCCTCGGTGCTCCGGGCGGATCAGGCGGGCTCTGCCATGGAGGCTTCCGCCGCGGGAGCGCAACAGGGCGATCCCGCGGCGCTGCGGGACCATGCCGTTCTCGAACTGCTCTACGCCACGGGTATGCGGGTATCGGAACTGTGCCATCTCGATCTCGACCATGTCGATCACGACCGACGTGTTGTCCATGTTCACGGCAAGGGCGATCGGGAGAGAGTCGTCCCCTTCGGCATCCCCGCCGATCGTGCTCTTGGCCGATGGCTCTCGAGAGGGCGGCCCGCACTGGCCACGTCGGCGTCCACATCGGCGTTGTTCCTGGGAGTCCGTGGCGGGCGCCTCGATCCCCGTGCCGCCCGGAGAGCGGTTCACGACGCGGTGGGGACGGTTGCCGGGGCTGCGGACATGGGTCCCCATGGTCTGCGTCACTCCGCTGCGACCCACCTACTCGAAGGTGGGGCGGACCTCCGTAGCGTTCAGGAGTTGCTTGGTCACGCTACGCTCTCAACGACGCAGCTTTACACGCACGTGACCGTCGAACGGCTGAAGGCGATCCATGACCGAACCCACCCCCGTTCCTGA